In one window of Lepus europaeus isolate LE1 chromosome 14, mLepTim1.pri, whole genome shotgun sequence DNA:
- the RD3 gene encoding protein RD3 has translation MSLLAWLRWSEAPPRLSARSPAEMVLETLMMELAGQMREAERQQRERSHTERKICTGVDYSWLASAPRPSYDLSPGERLQLEDVCSKIHPSYCGPAILRFRQLLAEQEPEVQEVARLFRAVLQEVLERMKQEEETHKLTRQWSLRPRGGLASFKTRARIAPFASDIRTISEDVERDAPPPPRTWSLPEFRAPKTD, from the exons ATGTCCCTCCTCGCGTGGCTGCGGTGGagcgaggccccgccccggctgTCGGCCCGGAGCCCGGCGGAGATGGTGCTGGAGACGCTCATGATGGAGCTGGCGGGGCAGATGCGCGAGGCCGAGAGGCAGCAGCGCGAGCGCAGCCACACGGAGCGCAAGATCTGCACGGGCGTGGACTACAGTTGGCTGGCCAGCGCGCCGCGGCCCTCCTACGACCTCAGCCCCGGTGAGCGGCTGCAGCTGGAGGACGTCTGCTCCAAGATCCACCCGTCCTACTGCGGGCCTGCCATCCTCAG GTTCCGGCAGCTGCTGGCCgagcaggagccagaggtgcAGGAGGTGGCCCGGCTCTTCCGCGCGGTGCTGCAGGAGGTCCTGGAGAGGAtgaagcaggaggaggagaccCACAAGCTGACGCGCCAGTGGAGCCTGCGGCCCCGCGGCGGCCTGGCCAGCTTCAAGACCCGCGCGCGCATCGCCCCCTTCGCCAGCGACATCCGCACCATCTCCGAGGACGTGGAGCGCgacgcgccgccgccgccccgcacCTGGAGCCTGCCGGAGTTCCGGGCGCCCAAGACCGACTGA